The Candidatus Neomarinimicrobiota bacterium nucleotide sequence AATTTCAAACGCATCCTGCACTGTCCGGACGCGCTCGACCTTTATTCCCGAGAAGTTCTGAGTGTCCTTTTTATTATGCCAGGGGAGGATAACCCGTTCGAATCCCATGCGCTTACCCTCCTGGATTCGTGCGTCGATGTGAGAGACCGAACGCACCTCACCCCCCAGACCAACTTCGCCGATAAGCAGTGTCTTACCGTCTACCGGAATTTCCCGGAAACTGGACGCCACAGCAGTGATGATTCCCATATCAATCGCCGGTTCCTCTACCTGGAGTCCTCCGACGAGATTCACGAAAATATCATTGGTGCCGATGTGCATGCCGACCCGTTTTTCCAGTACAGCGAGGAGGAGCGAAAGCCTGCGGATATCCACACCGGTAGCGTTTTTCTGCGGCGTTCCGTAATTCGCCTGGGAGGCCAGCGCCTGGAGTTCAACTAAGAATGGGCGGGTCCCCTCCATACTGGGGACGACCACCGATCCGGGAATGTGTTCGTTCCGCTCCTGGAGGAACATGTCCGATGGGTTGCCCACCGGCTGCATGCCGCGCTCGGTCATCTCGAAGATGCCCACCTCGTTGGTGGCGCCGAACCGGTTCTTCACCGAACGCAGGATACGATAAAAGTGATGGTTGTCCCCTTCCAGGTACAGGACAGTATCAACGAGGTGCTCCAGCATTTTGGGTCCGGCGATACGCCCTTCCTTGGTAATATGTCCAACCAGCACCATCACACAATGCTGTTCCTTCGCATACTGCTGGAGGAGCGCGGCCGACTCCCGCACCTGGCTCACGTTCCCCGGGAGACTGTCGACTTCATCCGTGTACGCCGTCTGAATGGAATCCACCACCGCAACAATAGGTTTTTCGTCATCCAGTACCGAAAGGATACCCTCAACATTATTCTCGTTACTAATGAGAACCCGATCGGAGTCAATTCCGAGTCTGTCAGCCCTCACACCGATCTGGGTTTCGGACTCTTCCCCGGAAAAATAGCAAACAGTGGATTCCGTTCCTTCAGCGACTTCCCCAAGAATCTGCAACATAATCGTCGACTTGCCGATACCGGGATGCCCGCCCAGCAACACCACACTGCCGGGAATGAGTCCTCCACCGACCACGCGGTTAAATTCGCCTATGCCAGTCGGGATCCGGTTTAACGGATTGGACTTTATCTTTTTAATATTTATCGGCGGTTTGGTCTTTACCTGCCCGGATCGCTTCTTCCGATCGGACTTCGTCTCTTCCACCAAAGAGTTCCAGGTACCGCACTCGGTGCATCGTCCCTGCCATTTGGGAAACTGGGCCCCGCATTCTGTACAAGAGTATACTATGGTACGTTTTTTTGCCATCAGGTAAGTTTAATAATTTTTTGTATTATTCTGTCAATTTCTACTGTTGAGCCCCAGCCTGCTCCGTCTCTGTCCAATTAATCGCATTGCATTTTCACAAAATAATCATCGCAATCAGGAAGTCATTAATCAGGATGACCGCTGAAGAATAGACAAAGGAACGAATAGCTGCGTTCCCAACACCTTTCGCACCGCCAAAGGTCGCCAAGCCGACATGAACACCAATCAGTGATGTGGTAAAGCCAAAAACCAGCCCCTTAACTAAACTCACCACGATATCCACGACTACAAAATACTGCCGGAATGCGCCAAAGAAGACATTGGCTCCCTGGTTATAGACCAAATTTGCCACTGCAAAAGCGCCCCCCATAGCAATAGCATCTGCAAACACAATAACTATCGGGAGCATGATCGTCGCCGCTAACACCCGTGGCATGGCCAGATACCGCACCGGATCAATGGCCATACTCTCCAGTGCGTCCACCTGTTCGGATACACGCATGGTCCCAATTTCGGCCGCGATTGATGCCCCATTTCTCCCGGCAATAACGAGTCCGGTTAACACCGGGCCCATTTCCAGCAGTACAGCTTTCCCTGCTGCGGAACCCAGAAAATCCAGCGGCATCAATCCGGCTAGCTGATAGGCCGCCTGCCAGGCTGAAACCGCACCGGCAAAGATGGAGACGACCGTTACCAATGGTAAAGACCTGACCCCGATCTGCATTGCCTGATCGATGAAAAGGCCCCAATCTTTAAAGAGATTCGGAAGATTGACGATAATGCGGGCAATGAGCAGGGCGATACTCCCCAGCTCACGAAAAACTATCAGTGTCCGTCTGCCAATAAATTGAATAAACCGTTGGATTTGTGCTCGCATGGGCCTAAAAGATACCGCAACTGACGGTTCACTGCAACGGGAGAGTTCGGCTATCTACCCATCAACCGGTCCGTTAAAAGTCCGTTCCAAGTGAAAAGTAGTATTTCGGCGATGACGCGCTTCCAAAGATGTGAAAACTGTCAATAGCCCAGGCCACATCAATTTTTAACAGGAAATAGCCCATATTTATCCGGAATCCATAGCCGTATCCGGCTACCAGGTCATCGAAGACATGCTGACCGAGATCATTAACTTTCATAAAACTCAGGTCATCGTTAAACCACGTGACTCCGCTATCCCAGAAGAAATTCCCGCGGATATTCTGGAAAAAGACCGGCAGTGGGAATCGCATCATAAAATACTGTATAAACGGAAAACGGAATTCAGCATTCAATAGTGCGTATCGGGTGCCGGCTCGTTCGTAATAACGGGCCCCCCGAACCGGCATAATAAATTTGGAGAAGTAGATGTTTTCCGGATCTTGAACGTAAGTTGTCAGGTCATTACGGAAATCCCGGTTAAACCAGTTCGGCACCCCACCCATAAAAAATCGCTGGGCATTTTCCCCTTCGCTAGCGCCGCCAGTCAGACGAAACGCTGCGCTGTATTCCCGGTTAATCATCCAATATTTCCGGAAATCAAATTCGACCGTCTGGTACTCCAGGCTATTTTCATTGTACCTGGGGCTTTGTGAATATGAGAGATTGAACCGGGTGCCATCGTGCGGGCCGGTGTACCCAAATATCGAGTTGTCATAGACGAACGAAACTGAGGGGATGATAGTCTGAATAAGTTCATTCCGATATAACGGATGGTCCGGCGGAATCTGCAGAGTCTGCATTTCCACGTTATAATACATTGCGTCAAAATCGATACGGGTAAACTTGGAGAACGGCCTGGAGACGCTCCCGACCGTACCATAGTTTCGGTATCGATAGATTATGGGGCTATAATAATCCCTGAAGAAGTTGGGAAAGTTGAACAGTGTCAACCCATAATTGGTCTGTTTCTTGAGGTAGTAATAGGTCAGATAATAACTGCTGTTCTGCAGATCAATGAACAGATCCGTTGCCAGTTCAAACCGGTGATTTCCGAGAATATCGCTAAACATAAAGACCGTGCTGCCCTGAAATCCGAAGAAGGTGTTATACGCTGCCTGGCTGTTGATCAAATCCAGGGTAAAACGCGTTTTATAATCATGTTCTACGTATTCACCGCTGTCATTTTTAGAGGTAAGGGTATCCCGAAACGCCGCTTCCTCTGCCGAGTCCGGTGAGGACGCCTGCCAGTCATATCCCGGCGCAAAGACGTATTTGGAATATTCGCGCCCCTCGGCCCGGGCGGTTTTCCGGGTACCTTTCTCGTCTTCATCCACGGAGAAGGCAGCCAAATCGGCAGCGTTTACCGTCGGTTTTGAGAAGATCTGCGGCATTTTTTCTTCATTTTGCCGCTTGCGAAAATTTGTAAGTGGTGGGGTAACGGAACCCGGTTCAATTTCCAGCGGATTCGTCAGCGTATACACATCCCAGCCGCCTTCCCGATAGCCGGAAAATATCAGGCGGGAGTCATCCGAGGACCAGGTCAACTGTTGAATCCCGGTAAGTATGTTCGTTATCGCATACTGCTCACCGGAGTCCATATCGTGGATGTAAATATTATAGACGCCCGATTCATCAGAGGTGTAGGCAACTTTATTATCCGTATGGGACCAGACAGGATAATTTTCATCTCCCGGGGAATCCGTAATTCGCTCAATGGATTGATCCTCGATCGAGTAGACATATACGTCTTTATTCGTATAATTAAATTCATCCATCGGTTCATTCGGGGTCTGTGCCCGGCCGTTCCGGTCGGAAACGAACGCTATTTTTGAGCCGTCCGGACTCCACTTGGGTTCAGTATCCGAATAGAGATCATTGGTAATATTCGTGAGTTCTTTGGATTGTAAGTCGTATACATAAATATCGCTCTGGGCGTTATCATGGCCAACCAGCGCCATTTTTTTGCCGTCCGGCGACCAATCCGCCGTAAAAAGATTGGGGACCCGAAGGGTATATGATTTTTTCTCTTCTGTCTCAACATTAATTATGTGGAGCGCGTCCCGGTCGCCCGCCTTGCTCGTCAAAGCAATGCGTTCTCCATCCGGTGACCACGTAATTCCCGACTGGAGCCACTTGAGTTCCTCAAAGTCCGGCGTTCGGTTGCCGGAGACAATCTTCTTAATCTCTTCCCCGTCCTGGGTAGAGATTATATAGATATCGGCATATCCGTCCCGATCGGACAGTATCGCAATCCGTCCTCCGTCAGGGGAGATTGACGGGGCGATATTATAGTAATTTTTCAATTCTTCGTGATCGGTCAGTTGGCGGGAAATTTCCTGCACGTCTTTTCGGCCCTCGATATCCGGCCAGTACTGCTTCCGGAGATATTTCCGCCAGCGTTTGCTCAGTTCCTCAAAACCACCGCCAAGTGCGGCTTTCACGCCGGCTTCGACGCTGCGTTTTCGTTTTATCTGGTTAAAGAGTTCTCCGATTTTCGGTTCGCCATAGGTATCGGAGATATACTTCATTACGGCCTGCCCTCCTTTGTAGGACAGGTAGCCGTTCAATTGCTGCACCCGGGGCAGCTGGCCGTTAACTGCCAGATCCCGCAGAATCATATCCGCTTTCGTATCCCAATACATGGAAGAATATTCCGGATACCCTTCGGACATCCATCCCGGCAGCTGGACGGTCACGCGCCCGCTGACGATGGACTGAATTGAGCCACCATACAGAAAATCATTTATTACACCGTGGACCAACTCATGGTGAATAACATGCCGGAACTGTTCGTAGTCCCCTTCATACGGAACGACGATCCGGTTTTTAAACAGCTCCGTAAACCCACCGACACCTTCCGGCAGATAGGAGAGTGTGACGTTCGTCTGCTGAAAATCATTGTGGGAAGCGTAGACAATAATGGAAATCCGCTCGGTAAGTTTCCAATCCAGCTCTTTACTGATCTGCTGAAGCGCCTTTTCGGCGGTTTCCGCTGTAAATACTGCCAGATCCCGATGCCCCGGATAGAAGTAGACCTCAAAATTATCCGAGCGGATAAACGACCATTCAAAGTCTTTGTACTGGACTTTATTTTGGCCAAATGACTGGCCCATCGCCGGCGTGCAAACAAAAAACGTGGCGATCGTAATTGCTAAACCAATTATTGTATGGAGATAAATTTGTTTTTTCATAGTATTTTCAAACAGGTTAATCCTTTAAAGGTTCCCCACTCCATTCCGAGAACCGAAAACGGTCTGCAATTCTACAGGGTTTAGTGGAATCAAGGTGTCGAATCGTCCGAACTATCCAAGAAAGTGCGGTGGCAAATACCGAATTTCCGTCCCCAAATGGTGTGCCACAATTTTAGAGAAGGCAACCGGGGGGATCAACGTATTTTTCATCCGGCTCCGTGAGCGAGTTTCGTTAAAAAATAACTGTAATTGCAAAGATGGATTTGTCGCTCCGGAATTCAGAGTGGAAATTTCTTCTGGTGTGTGCCTAAATGGCGATAATGCAGTATATCCAATGGGGTAAATTCCGTTGCCATTGTGCACCCACACCTGTAATTTCGCGCCATTATGAAAGAATAAGAGAGTTATGGCCAACGCACTGTATTTTATTTCGGATTTACATTTTCACGTCGATCCCACCCCACAGGATCAAGAGAAACTCCACCAGCTGCGTCGATTAGCCGAGCGGATGTTCGATGACGCAGCCCAACTGTTTATCGTCGGTGATCTTTATGATTTTTGGTTCGAGTACAAATACGCAATCCCGCGACATCACCTTGAGGTGATAGAAATAATCCGGGAGCTGGTGAGGGCCGGTATCGAAGTGCACTATCTCTCCGGAAATCACGATTATTGGATCGGCGAATTCTGGGAAGAGCAGGTTGGCGTTTACATCCACCCCGAGCCCATGGAACTGGAATTCGGAGACAAGCGGCTCTGGATTTGTCACGGTGATGGAGTCCTGGCTGACGATAAAGGATACCGTTTTCTCAAGAAAATACTCCGGCACCCGTTAGCAATTCGCCTGTTCCGACTCCTGCATCCGGACTGGGGATTTCGGCTGGCCAAACACGTCTCTTCCACTTCCCGCAAATACAATAAATTTGACCTTGAACGAAACCGTAATCTGCTGCGCCGGGTCTATCACGAATACGTCAAAACCGTTTTTGCTGAGGGATACGACTATGTTGTCATGGGCCATTTACACCATCCCCATATCCACACCGAACAGGGGCAGACATTTGTCAATCTCGGCGACTGGCTTCGGTTTTACAGCTTCGGGTATTTTGACGGACATGAATTTACCCTCAATTATCTGTTGAAGGACTAACCAGAAAATCCCGCAGGCAAGGGACTTACACTTGACTATTCACTCAAATGCAGGTATGTTTTTGAGAAATTTAACACACCACATTCTTCCATGAGAAAATTCAGGCCTCAAATAATCCGATCTGTTGTATACTGTATCGTAATCGCTACGTCAATTTTCATGGTGAGATGTGGTTCCAGTGTTAAGGTGGCAGACTCAAAACCGGAAGTCGCCCAGCTGCAACAAAAAGCAGCCCAGGGCAATGAAACGTCGCTGCAATCCCTGATCGCAACGTACCAATCCGATGAGGCAAGCCCGGCGGTGCGACTTGCGGCACTTAATTCCCTGGCAGATAGTGATGCACCGGCAGCCAGAGAGGCCATGCGCAGTGTTCTTCAGGATCTACAGACGATAAATCTCACGCTATATATTGAAACTGCTCGAGTTTTAGAGCAGAGCGGCGACGCTGCGAGCGGCCAGGTATTTCTCGCAACTTTTAATAACTTCCGGGGCAAATGGGCCGCCCTCCGAACTGCGTTGCTGGATGGCATGAAAGCAACGGCAACACCGGACATGGTCCTCAGGATGATCGATGCGTATGAAGCAGCCAAAATGGACTATGTCAGTTTCGAAGAAAATATGACCGAAACCCTCGGCCAATTTGACGATGAACAGGTGGTACCTATTCTTATGAGAATTGCCCGGGATAAATCAGTGTCCCTCCACACCCGGAATAAAGCCATAGATATGCTAGCCGAGAAAGAAAATCCGGAAATTGCAAATTTATTCGTTCAGATGTTGCAGGACCCTCAGACGGAAATCCAGATGCGCGATTTTGCCCTGGATGCCTCGAATGAAGTGCAAAATGCCGATCTGCTAGTCGCACTTATTGAGTCCTATAACACAGGTCAGGAACGGTATTTTGCGTTGCTCGATGCGTTGACCCGGGCTATGCAAAAATTCACCGATCCACAGTTGAAGCCAGCGTTATCGGAAATAACGGCTAATAAGGAATTACCAACTAATGTGCGCCGTCAGGCGATTGAGGCTATCGGCCAATACGATGATCCCACATTATACGAAAACCTGATCAGCCTGATGCGGGATCCCGATAACTACCTCTTCTATGAACAGGTGTATGCCATTATTCACCAGCAAGGTACCCCCGCACAAATGGAGCGGCTGCGGCGAGCCACACTGGAAGCACATTCCACACAAATGGAACGGTGGCGGAATGAATAAAAGTCACCTTATTCCGGTATTACTATTTTTTCTCCTGTTTACCTCCTGTTCGTTGTTCCGTGGTGGTAAGGAATCTGCCGCGCCGGAGGCAACTTCCACTGCTGATACAATCTCGCAAGCTCAGAACACTCAGATGGATACCGTGCGTAGTCCGGCACAGACCGACCGAACTGGTCAGCCCAACCGGCGTGATTCGGACCGATTCTATCAACTGGAACAGGATGTGGACAGCCTGAAAAGATCAATACGGACCCTGCGCCGGCAAGTCAGAAACGCGGGCGGCGATATATCGCCATTCACCCTCCAGAGAGAAATCCAAAAAGTGCTCTCGGTTCCTCAAATCACACATGAAATAGAACTCGTGAACGGAACAACTGTCCGCGGGAAAGTTCTGCGGGAGACCATCGACGAAATTATTGTTCAGACCCAGATTGGTCATCTGACGCTGGATCGGAAATTAATAAAGGACACACGCCCGGCGGAACCACCCAAAGCTAAAATTGAGCTCGACGGTCCTATCGAGGAAGAGACTCACGAAGATAAGCGGGTGTACCGGGGCCGGGTAAAAAACACCGGTGTACGCCGTGCCGACTTCGTCCGTATCGTATTCCAGCTATCGAATCAATCCGCTAATGTGGTGGCGACAGACTCTGCATTTATCGATGGTTCCACACATACCTTTAATACGGCCGTTCTTTCGGATACCTCCATTGAACCGGGCGAATCCGCGAGTTTTACCTGTTCAGTATTCACGCCACCGAATGCAACAATCAGTTATTATACGTATGAAATTCACTGGGATGAAGAACGGTAGATCCCAACAACCGTCTATAAATTTTTCGGCGTAAAATACAAAGCGGCAGGTTCTAACGAACCTGCCGCTTTTTTTTCGTCAAATGGGGTGAATACAATCAGACGAGTGTTACTTCCTGGGCCTGCGGGCCTTTTTCGCCCTCGGTTACTGTAAATTCCACCTTTTGGCCTTCTTCCAGGGAACGGAAACCATCACCCTGAATTTCGCTGAAGTGTACGAATACGTCGCCACCCTGGTCCCGAACGATAAAACCAAAACCCTTCGAGTTATTAAACCACTTGACAGTGCCAGTTTCTCGCTCTGCCATAATCCCATGTCCTCCTGTTCCTTACTACGTTACATTGCTGGCAAATAAATCCGAGACGTAAACAGGATAGTAGTCCTTGACAACTCAGAGATTCTGCCTGTTCCCGGAAAAAGTACGACCCCGGTTTGAATTTGTCAAGATGAACCATAGTCCTTGTTTTTTCTAGATGTTTAAAAAATTACCAGATTATATCTAATCTTATTAAGATTTACCGCTCTTATAATCGTTCGGTTTGCTGATAGCACTATCTTCCCACTCGATTGATAATATCGCACCGGAAACACAATATCGAAACGGGAAGCCAATCTTATGCGGCAACGTATTTTATCATTTACTTCCGCGATAAATCGGAAACTTTTGAAACCGGCACTCGATAGGGCCGTTGTACAGCGTAATATTTTCCGCTGGCCGCAATCCCACATGTTTAATTGCCTCCAGATTGCCGCTCAGTATCCAGGCATCAAATCCGGGATAGTGCTGCTTCAGCTGGTCACCAATTTCCCCGTAGAATGCCTTGATGTCCTCCACCTTCATCCGCTCCCCGTAGGGAGGATTCATCACGAGGATACCGCTATCCACACTTGGGGTTCGTTCTTCGAACGGCGTTCGGGATAACCGGATATCATCATCCAGTTCTGCTCTGACAATATTTTCTCTGGCCGCATCCAGCGCATTGCCCGACCGGTCCGAACCGATAACCAGGTATCCGAATTCCCGCACTTTCGCCCGGGC carries:
- a CDS encoding cold-shock protein — protein: MAERETGTVKWFNNSKGFGFIVRDQGGDVFVHFSEIQGDGFRSLEEGQKVEFTVTEGEKGPQAQEVTLV
- a CDS encoding UDP-2,3-diacylglucosamine diphosphatase, translating into MANALYFISDLHFHVDPTPQDQEKLHQLRRLAERMFDDAAQLFIVGDLYDFWFEYKYAIPRHHLEVIEIIRELVRAGIEVHYLSGNHDYWIGEFWEEQVGVYIHPEPMELEFGDKRLWICHGDGVLADDKGYRFLKKILRHPLAIRLFRLLHPDWGFRLAKHVSSTSRKYNKFDLERNRNLLRRVYHEYVKTVFAEGYDYVVMGHLHHPHIHTEQGQTFVNLGDWLRFYSFGYFDGHEFTLNYLLKD
- a CDS encoding biopolymer transporter Tol, producing the protein MKKQIYLHTIIGLAITIATFFVCTPAMGQSFGQNKVQYKDFEWSFIRSDNFEVYFYPGHRDLAVFTAETAEKALQQISKELDWKLTERISIIVYASHNDFQQTNVTLSYLPEGVGGFTELFKNRIVVPYEGDYEQFRHVIHHELVHGVINDFLYGGSIQSIVSGRVTVQLPGWMSEGYPEYSSMYWDTKADMILRDLAVNGQLPRVQQLNGYLSYKGGQAVMKYISDTYGEPKIGELFNQIKRKRSVEAGVKAALGGGFEELSKRWRKYLRKQYWPDIEGRKDVQEISRQLTDHEELKNYYNIAPSISPDGGRIAILSDRDGYADIYIISTQDGEEIKKIVSGNRTPDFEELKWLQSGITWSPDGERIALTSKAGDRDALHIINVETEEKKSYTLRVPNLFTADWSPDGKKMALVGHDNAQSDIYVYDLQSKELTNITNDLYSDTEPKWSPDGSKIAFVSDRNGRAQTPNEPMDEFNYTNKDVYVYSIEDQSIERITDSPGDENYPVWSHTDNKVAYTSDESGVYNIYIHDMDSGEQYAITNILTGIQQLTWSSDDSRLIFSGYREGGWDVYTLTNPLEIEPGSVTPPLTNFRKRQNEEKMPQIFSKPTVNAADLAAFSVDEDEKGTRKTARAEGREYSKYVFAPGYDWQASSPDSAEEAAFRDTLTSKNDSGEYVEHDYKTRFTLDLINSQAAYNTFFGFQGSTVFMFSDILGNHRFELATDLFIDLQNSSYYLTYYYLKKQTNYGLTLFNFPNFFRDYYSPIIYRYRNYGTVGSVSRPFSKFTRIDFDAMYYNVEMQTLQIPPDHPLYRNELIQTIIPSVSFVYDNSIFGYTGPHDGTRFNLSYSQSPRYNENSLEYQTVEFDFRKYWMINREYSAAFRLTGGASEGENAQRFFMGGVPNWFNRDFRNDLTTYVQDPENIYFSKFIMPVRGARYYERAGTRYALLNAEFRFPFIQYFMMRFPLPVFFQNIRGNFFWDSGVTWFNDDLSFMKVNDLGQHVFDDLVAGYGYGFRINMGYFLLKIDVAWAIDSFHIFGSASSPKYYFSLGTDF
- the radA gene encoding DNA repair protein RadA, whose translation is MAKKRTIVYSCTECGAQFPKWQGRCTECGTWNSLVEETKSDRKKRSGQVKTKPPINIKKIKSNPLNRIPTGIGEFNRVVGGGLIPGSVVLLGGHPGIGKSTIMLQILGEVAEGTESTVCYFSGEESETQIGVRADRLGIDSDRVLISNENNVEGILSVLDDEKPIVAVVDSIQTAYTDEVDSLPGNVSQVRESAALLQQYAKEQHCVMVLVGHITKEGRIAGPKMLEHLVDTVLYLEGDNHHFYRILRSVKNRFGATNEVGIFEMTERGMQPVGNPSDMFLQERNEHIPGSVVVPSMEGTRPFLVELQALASQANYGTPQKNATGVDIRRLSLLLAVLEKRVGMHIGTNDIFVNLVGGLQVEEPAIDMGIITAVASSFREIPVDGKTLLIGEVGLGGEVRSVSHIDARIQEGKRMGFERVILPWHNKKDTQNFSGIKVERVRTVQDAFEILW
- a CDS encoding ABC transporter permease produces the protein MQIGVRSLPLVTVVSIFAGAVSAWQAAYQLAGLMPLDFLGSAAGKAVLLEMGPVLTGLVIAGRNGASIAAEIGTMRVSEQVDALESMAIDPVRYLAMPRVLAATIMLPIVIVFADAIAMGGAFAVANLVYNQGANVFFGAFRQYFVVVDIVVSLVKGLVFGFTTSLIGVHVGLATFGGAKGVGNAAIRSFVYSSAVILINDFLIAMIIL